A genomic stretch from Tenrec ecaudatus isolate mTenEca1 chromosome 17, mTenEca1.hap1, whole genome shotgun sequence includes:
- the ATL2 gene encoding atlastin-2 isoform X1, which produces MAEGDEASPSLQPHERLRHRCRTSEPDTGVNHVSSTTSLGENYEDDDLVNSDKVMKKPCPVQIVLAHEDDHKFELDEKALENLLLQEHIRELNIVVVTVAGAFRKGKSFLLDFMLRYMYNKDSPSWIGGHNEPLTGFTWRGGCERETTGIQVWSEVFVIDRPDGTKVAVLLMDTQGAFDSQSTIKDCATVFALSTMTSSVQIYNLSQNIQEDDLQHLQLFTEYGRLAMEEIYQKPFQTLMFLVRDWSYPYEHSYGLEGGNQFLEKRLQVKQNQHEELQNVRKHIHNCFSNLQCFLLPHPGREVATSRTFDGSLKDIDEDFKRELQNLVPLLLAPENLVEKEINGVKVSCRALVEYFKAYIKIYQGEELPHPMSMLQATAEANNLAAVAGAKDSYSKAMEEICGGDKPYIAPSDLERKHLDLKEMAIKQFRSVKKMGGNDFCLNYQNKLEAEIEETYANFLKHNDGKNIFQAARTPATLLAVVFAMHVISGLMGFVGLSSIAILCNLVMGLSLITLSGWVYVKYSGEFREVGIMIDQIAATLWEQVFKPLGDNLMKENIKQSVTQSIKAGLTDQSQQDRLKAD; this is translated from the exons GTGAGAATTATGAAGATGATGACCTAGTAAATTCTGATAAGGTTATGAAGAAACCATGTCCAGTGCAGATTGTACTTGCTCATGAAGATGACCATAAATTTGAACTTGATGAAAAAGCCTTGGAGAACCTATTGCTGCAGGAACACATACGAGAGCTTAACATAGTAGTTGTTACCGTGGCGGGAGCTTTTCGTAAAGGGAAATCATTTCTACTGGACTTCATGCTTAGATATATGTATAACAAG GATTCCCCAAGTTGGATTGGCGGACACAATGAGCCCTTGACTGGCTTTACGTGGCGAGGAGGTTGTGAAAGAGAAACAACAGGCATACAAGTGTGGAGTGAAGTGTTTGTCATCGACAGACCTGATGGGACAAAG GTGGCTGTGCTGCTGATGGATACCCAGggtgcttttgatagccagtcaacTATTAAAGACTGCGCCACAGTGTTTGCTCTGAGCACCATGACCAGCTCTGTCCAG ATATATAATTTGTCCCAGAATATTCAAGAAGATGACCTTCAACACTTGCAA TTATTTACAGAATACGGCAGGCtcgcaatggaagaaatatatcAGAAACCATTTCAG ACATTGATGTTTTTGGTTCGAGATTGGAGCTATCCTTATGAGCATTCATATGGCTTGGAAGGTGGgaatcaattcctggagaagagATTGCAG GTGAAACAGAATCAGCATGAAGAGCTACAGAACGTAAGGAAGCACATTCACAATTGCTTCTCGAATCTCCAGTGCTTCCTTTTGCCGCATCCTGGCCGTGAAGTTGCAACCAGCCGCACTTTTGATGGCAGTTTAAAAG ATATTGATGAAGACTTTAAACGAGAACTTCAAAATCTGGTTCCATTACTGCTTGCCCCTGAAAATTTGGTAGAAAAAGAGATAAATGGAGTTAAAGTCTCTTGTAGAGCTCTTGTAGAATACTTTAAG GCTTACATTAAAATTTATCAAGGAGAGGAGCTTCCACACCCAATGTCCATGCTTCAg GCAACAGCTGAAGCTAATAATCTTGCCGCAGTAGCAGGAGCAAAAGATAGCTATAGCAAAGCCATGGAAGAG ATATGTGGTGGGGACAAGCCTTACAttgcaccttcagatctggagcgAAAACACTTGGATCTCAAGGAAATGGCGATTAAACAGTTTCGTTCTGTCAAAAAAATGGGTGGAAATGACTTCTGCCTTAATTATCAGAACAAGCTTGAGGCCGAAATTGAAGAAACCTATGCAAATTTTTTAAAGCACAACGATGGCAAAAATATCTTCCAGGCTGCTCGTACCCCTGCCACACTGCTTGCGGTCGTGTTTGCTATGCATGTAATCTCAGGACTGATGGGCTTCGTTGGCTTGTCCTCGATAGCCATCCTGTGCAACCTGGTCATGGGCTTATCACTGATAACTCTTTCTGGTTGGGTATATGTTAAATACTCTGGGGAGTTCAGAGAAGTTGGAATAATGATCGATCAGATTGCTGCAACACTATGGGAACAG GTATTCAAGCCCCTGGGTGATAATTTGATGAAGGAAAACATAAAGCAGTCTGTAACTCAGTCTATCAAAGCAGGCCTGACTGACCAGTCTCAGCAAGACAGATTAAAGGCAGACTGA
- the ATL2 gene encoding atlastin-2 isoform X2, translated as MDTQGAFDSQSTIKDCATVFALSTMTSSVQIYNLSQNIQEDDLQHLQLFTEYGRLAMEEIYQKPFQTLMFLVRDWSYPYEHSYGLEGGNQFLEKRLQVKQNQHEELQNVRKHIHNCFSNLQCFLLPHPGREVATSRTFDGSLKDIDEDFKRELQNLVPLLLAPENLVEKEINGVKVSCRALVEYFKAYIKIYQGEELPHPMSMLQATAEANNLAAVAGAKDSYSKAMEEICGGDKPYIAPSDLERKHLDLKEMAIKQFRSVKKMGGNDFCLNYQNKLEAEIEETYANFLKHNDGKNIFQAARTPATLLAVVFAMHVISGLMGFVGLSSIAILCNLVMGLSLITLSGWVYVKYSGEFREVGIMIDQIAATLWEQVFKPLGDNLMKENIKQSVTQSIKAGLTDQSQQDRLKAD; from the exons ATGGATACCCAGggtgcttttgatagccagtcaacTATTAAAGACTGCGCCACAGTGTTTGCTCTGAGCACCATGACCAGCTCTGTCCAG ATATATAATTTGTCCCAGAATATTCAAGAAGATGACCTTCAACACTTGCAA TTATTTACAGAATACGGCAGGCtcgcaatggaagaaatatatcAGAAACCATTTCAG ACATTGATGTTTTTGGTTCGAGATTGGAGCTATCCTTATGAGCATTCATATGGCTTGGAAGGTGGgaatcaattcctggagaagagATTGCAG GTGAAACAGAATCAGCATGAAGAGCTACAGAACGTAAGGAAGCACATTCACAATTGCTTCTCGAATCTCCAGTGCTTCCTTTTGCCGCATCCTGGCCGTGAAGTTGCAACCAGCCGCACTTTTGATGGCAGTTTAAAAG ATATTGATGAAGACTTTAAACGAGAACTTCAAAATCTGGTTCCATTACTGCTTGCCCCTGAAAATTTGGTAGAAAAAGAGATAAATGGAGTTAAAGTCTCTTGTAGAGCTCTTGTAGAATACTTTAAG GCTTACATTAAAATTTATCAAGGAGAGGAGCTTCCACACCCAATGTCCATGCTTCAg GCAACAGCTGAAGCTAATAATCTTGCCGCAGTAGCAGGAGCAAAAGATAGCTATAGCAAAGCCATGGAAGAG ATATGTGGTGGGGACAAGCCTTACAttgcaccttcagatctggagcgAAAACACTTGGATCTCAAGGAAATGGCGATTAAACAGTTTCGTTCTGTCAAAAAAATGGGTGGAAATGACTTCTGCCTTAATTATCAGAACAAGCTTGAGGCCGAAATTGAAGAAACCTATGCAAATTTTTTAAAGCACAACGATGGCAAAAATATCTTCCAGGCTGCTCGTACCCCTGCCACACTGCTTGCGGTCGTGTTTGCTATGCATGTAATCTCAGGACTGATGGGCTTCGTTGGCTTGTCCTCGATAGCCATCCTGTGCAACCTGGTCATGGGCTTATCACTGATAACTCTTTCTGGTTGGGTATATGTTAAATACTCTGGGGAGTTCAGAGAAGTTGGAATAATGATCGATCAGATTGCTGCAACACTATGGGAACAG GTATTCAAGCCCCTGGGTGATAATTTGATGAAGGAAAACATAAAGCAGTCTGTAACTCAGTCTATCAAAGCAGGCCTGACTGACCAGTCTCAGCAAGACAGATTAAAGGCAGACTGA
- the ATL2 gene encoding atlastin-2 isoform X3: protein MAEGDEASPSLQPHERLRHRCRTSEPDTGVNHVSSTTSLGENYEDDDLVNSDKVMKKPCPVQIVLAHEDDHKFELDEKALENLLLQEHIRELNIVVVTVAGAFRKGKSFLLDFMLRYMYNKDSPSWIGGHNEPLTGFTWRGGCERETTGIQVWSEVFVIDRPDGTKVAVLLMDTQGAFDSQSTIKDCATVFALSTMTSSVQIYNLSQNIQEDDLQHLQLFTEYGRLAMEEIYQKPFQTLMFLVRDWSYPYEHSYGLEGGNQFLEKRLQVKQNQHEELQNVRKHIHNCFSNLQCFLLPHPGREVATSRTFDGSLKDIDEDFKRELQNLVPLLLAPENLVEKEINGVKVSCRALVEYFKAYIKIYQGEELPHPMSMLQATAEANNLAAVAGAKDSYSKAMEEICGGDKPYIAPSDLERKHLDLKEMAIKQFRSVKKMGGNDFCLNYQNKLEAEIEETYANFLKHNDGKNIFQAARTPATLLAVVFAMHVISGLMGFVGLSSIAILCNLVMGLSLITLSGWVYVKYSGEFREVGIMIDQIAATLWEQRSPRKVFSKLFEVTRRRMSHRALSSAQRQRLSSHNNKKKN, encoded by the exons GTGAGAATTATGAAGATGATGACCTAGTAAATTCTGATAAGGTTATGAAGAAACCATGTCCAGTGCAGATTGTACTTGCTCATGAAGATGACCATAAATTTGAACTTGATGAAAAAGCCTTGGAGAACCTATTGCTGCAGGAACACATACGAGAGCTTAACATAGTAGTTGTTACCGTGGCGGGAGCTTTTCGTAAAGGGAAATCATTTCTACTGGACTTCATGCTTAGATATATGTATAACAAG GATTCCCCAAGTTGGATTGGCGGACACAATGAGCCCTTGACTGGCTTTACGTGGCGAGGAGGTTGTGAAAGAGAAACAACAGGCATACAAGTGTGGAGTGAAGTGTTTGTCATCGACAGACCTGATGGGACAAAG GTGGCTGTGCTGCTGATGGATACCCAGggtgcttttgatagccagtcaacTATTAAAGACTGCGCCACAGTGTTTGCTCTGAGCACCATGACCAGCTCTGTCCAG ATATATAATTTGTCCCAGAATATTCAAGAAGATGACCTTCAACACTTGCAA TTATTTACAGAATACGGCAGGCtcgcaatggaagaaatatatcAGAAACCATTTCAG ACATTGATGTTTTTGGTTCGAGATTGGAGCTATCCTTATGAGCATTCATATGGCTTGGAAGGTGGgaatcaattcctggagaagagATTGCAG GTGAAACAGAATCAGCATGAAGAGCTACAGAACGTAAGGAAGCACATTCACAATTGCTTCTCGAATCTCCAGTGCTTCCTTTTGCCGCATCCTGGCCGTGAAGTTGCAACCAGCCGCACTTTTGATGGCAGTTTAAAAG ATATTGATGAAGACTTTAAACGAGAACTTCAAAATCTGGTTCCATTACTGCTTGCCCCTGAAAATTTGGTAGAAAAAGAGATAAATGGAGTTAAAGTCTCTTGTAGAGCTCTTGTAGAATACTTTAAG GCTTACATTAAAATTTATCAAGGAGAGGAGCTTCCACACCCAATGTCCATGCTTCAg GCAACAGCTGAAGCTAATAATCTTGCCGCAGTAGCAGGAGCAAAAGATAGCTATAGCAAAGCCATGGAAGAG ATATGTGGTGGGGACAAGCCTTACAttgcaccttcagatctggagcgAAAACACTTGGATCTCAAGGAAATGGCGATTAAACAGTTTCGTTCTGTCAAAAAAATGGGTGGAAATGACTTCTGCCTTAATTATCAGAACAAGCTTGAGGCCGAAATTGAAGAAACCTATGCAAATTTTTTAAAGCACAACGATGGCAAAAATATCTTCCAGGCTGCTCGTACCCCTGCCACACTGCTTGCGGTCGTGTTTGCTATGCATGTAATCTCAGGACTGATGGGCTTCGTTGGCTTGTCCTCGATAGCCATCCTGTGCAACCTGGTCATGGGCTTATCACTGATAACTCTTTCTGGTTGGGTATATGTTAAATACTCTGGGGAGTTCAGAGAAGTTGGAATAATGATCGATCAGATTGCTGCAACACTATGGGAACAG AGGAGTCCCAGGAAG GTGTTTTCCAAACTGTTTGAAGTCACTAGACGTCGAATGAGTCATCGTGCTCTCTCATCAGCACAGCGACAGAGACTGTCATCCCACAATAACAAGAAGAAAAATTAG